Proteins encoded together in one Chitinophaga sp. LS1 window:
- a CDS encoding RsmE family RNA methyltransferase encodes MFYAKELLPSAATYTMDEPGSRYCIMVLRHTAGDEVILTDGKGGRYQGVITDDNRKKCVITISQYTLMPAVAAPVRIAIAFTKNTSRIEWFLEKATEIGIQSIIPLISHRSEKEKFRADRLENILVSAMLQSQQYYLPELTTPANFDKLVNEPPSEQLFIAHCLPEQKQHLWQAMEKGKDSLLLIGPEGDFTPEEISLALGKGFKPVSLGETRLRTETAGVVGCTMMNAVNVG; translated from the coding sequence ATGTTTTACGCAAAAGAACTGCTGCCATCTGCAGCCACTTACACAATGGATGAACCTGGTTCCAGGTATTGCATCATGGTATTGCGCCATACAGCAGGGGATGAGGTGATTTTGACCGATGGAAAAGGGGGACGGTACCAGGGGGTGATTACGGACGATAACCGCAAGAAATGTGTCATAACCATCTCCCAATACACCCTGATGCCAGCGGTGGCTGCGCCTGTAAGAATAGCGATTGCGTTTACAAAGAATACTTCCCGTATCGAGTGGTTCCTGGAAAAGGCCACAGAGATTGGTATACAATCTATTATCCCGCTGATCAGTCATCGTTCTGAAAAGGAGAAATTCCGGGCAGACAGGCTGGAAAACATCCTTGTTTCTGCCATGCTGCAATCCCAGCAATATTATTTACCGGAACTGACTACGCCAGCCAATTTTGATAAACTGGTGAATGAGCCGCCTTCTGAGCAATTATTCATCGCGCATTGTCTGCCTGAACAAAAACAACATCTCTGGCAAGCTATGGAAAAAGGGAAAGATTCGCTGTTGCTGATCGGGCCAGAAGGCGATTTTACGCCTGAAGAAATTTCACTGGCCCTGGGTAAGGGTTTTAAACCTGTGTCACTGGGTGAAACCAGATTGCGTACGGAGACTGCGGGTGTGGTGGGGTGCACCATGATGAATGCGGTGAATGTTGGATAA
- a CDS encoding DoxX family protein, with amino-acid sequence MKTTKIIYWVTTSIFFLFEGVMPAIYGNSQLAKEGFVHLGYPEYFRVLLTIFKVTGALVLILPFFKGRIKEWAYAGFTFNLISAAVSHAAVDGLSNGQTFFPIFVMLILAISYFTYHKIFGVSSR; translated from the coding sequence ATGAAAACGACTAAGATCATTTACTGGGTTACCACCTCTATCTTCTTCCTCTTCGAAGGCGTGATGCCTGCCATCTATGGCAATTCTCAATTAGCCAAAGAAGGGTTTGTACATCTGGGTTATCCTGAATATTTCCGGGTACTCCTCACCATCTTCAAAGTAACGGGAGCGCTGGTATTAATTCTTCCCTTCTTCAAAGGCAGGATCAAAGAATGGGCATATGCCGGCTTTACTTTTAACCTGATCAGCGCAGCAGTTTCCCATGCCGCAGTAGACGGTCTTTCCAACGGCCAGACCTTCTTCCCTATATTTGTCATGCTGATTTTAGCGATCAGCTATTTCACCTATCATAAAATATTTGGTGTATCTTCAAGGTAA
- a CDS encoding sigma-70 family RNA polymerase sigma factor encodes MKNAHLHQDSDLWNLIKADSIPAFNEVYSRYWEVLFRMAYKRLPSKEIAEEIVQDTFIILWEKRHSIEVTTLKSYLFAITRYAIFHYHARQETIRTRMQEMAAMTQSAPDIEAIVNARLLLQLVDTIAAELPEKSRLVFSDNKLKDHALSESAQSFNISVKTAEGHLTRALKTVRLKLGTLYTTLFM; translated from the coding sequence GTGAAAAATGCGCATCTTCATCAGGATTCCGATTTATGGAATTTGATAAAAGCGGATTCTATTCCGGCTTTTAATGAAGTATACTCCCGCTACTGGGAGGTGCTGTTCCGTATGGCTTACAAACGTCTTCCTTCGAAGGAAATCGCCGAAGAAATTGTACAGGATACATTTATTATTCTCTGGGAGAAGCGGCATTCCATTGAAGTTACGACTTTAAAAAGTTATCTCTTCGCTATTACCCGTTACGCTATTTTCCATTATCATGCCCGTCAGGAAACCATTCGCACGCGTATGCAGGAAATGGCTGCCATGACGCAGTCGGCACCCGATATAGAAGCGATTGTGAATGCCCGCTTACTGTTGCAACTGGTGGATACCATTGCGGCAGAACTGCCTGAAAAAAGCCGCCTGGTCTTTTCGGATAATAAACTGAAAGATCATGCGCTCTCTGAATCTGCCCAATCTTTTAATATCTCCGTCAAAACTGCTGAGGGGCATCTGACCCGTGCACTGAAAACAGTGCGGTTAAAACTGGGTACTTTGTACACTACTTTATTTATGTGA
- a CDS encoding AraC family transcriptional regulator — translation MIILNEGEFLGVNERTSIHHDLILSKTAHLYGETQPHAHKNDYFSILLAGEYVENFRNESILIKPGDIVYRSRHHIHKNEFVTDTVSCINIEISHREKEDFFLYTNDNKAYFYQLIVDFLLNKSFAADPGFFIDQPLPERNQNLTWLIQVIGILHAEKDFFHTPHSLAQRVYVHPNYLARAFKEKTGETIGTYQLKIKLNHAVHQLLNTPKTISDISFDNGFYDDAHFIRSFKKAYHISPLQFRKLLKS, via the coding sequence ATGATCATTTTAAATGAAGGTGAGTTTTTAGGGGTCAATGAACGAACAAGTATTCATCATGACCTGATCCTCAGCAAGACAGCACATCTGTATGGTGAGACGCAGCCCCATGCCCATAAAAACGACTATTTCAGCATCCTCTTAGCAGGAGAATATGTTGAAAACTTCAGGAATGAATCTATTCTCATCAAGCCAGGTGATATCGTGTATAGAAGCAGACACCATATCCATAAAAATGAATTCGTAACGGATACGGTGTCGTGTATAAATATCGAAATCTCCCACAGGGAAAAGGAAGATTTCTTTCTCTATACAAATGACAATAAAGCCTATTTCTACCAACTGATAGTAGACTTTTTACTAAATAAATCCTTTGCTGCAGATCCCGGTTTCTTTATTGATCAGCCATTGCCGGAACGCAATCAAAATCTGACATGGCTCATACAAGTGATCGGGATCCTGCATGCCGAGAAAGATTTTTTTCATACCCCACATTCACTGGCACAAAGGGTATATGTCCATCCTAATTACCTGGCCCGGGCATTCAAAGAAAAGACAGGAGAAACCATTGGCACCTACCAACTCAAAATAAAACTCAATCATGCGGTGCACCAACTATTAAATACCCCTAAGACTATCTCCGACATCAGCTTTGACAACGGCTTCTATGATGACGCCCATTTTATCAGGTCGTTTAAAAAAGCCTATCACATCTCGCCCCTTCAATTCCGCAAACTGCTGAAAAGTTAA
- the bla gene encoding class A beta-lactamase, translating into MPRKTAIVILLACLSATVHAQTTALRKTIDSIATHSNAHIGVATLLLETGDTLTYRGNDHYPMQSVYKFPISLAILHQVDIGKYKLDEKILITKDDIMPIGHSPIRDAHPNGGVSMTLREISRYNIMESDGTACDVLLRLLGGTKKTNAYIKSLGVKGINIATTEKEQQSNDTTQYRNWATPIGITQLYKIYLQNKVLSSASYNTLWKDLAGSYPGANRIKGLLPKGTIVAHKTGTSGTNNGFTAATNDSGIIILPNGKHLILTVFVSDSKGSDAEREAWIAQISKAVYDHFK; encoded by the coding sequence ATGCCACGAAAGACCGCCATTGTTATATTACTTGCATGCCTGTCTGCTACCGTTCACGCACAAACTACCGCTCTCCGGAAAACGATCGATTCTATCGCCACACATTCCAATGCACATATCGGCGTAGCTACCTTATTGCTGGAAACCGGTGATACTCTTACTTACAGAGGCAATGATCATTATCCTATGCAAAGCGTGTATAAGTTCCCCATCTCCCTGGCCATCCTGCATCAGGTAGATATCGGGAAATATAAACTGGATGAAAAGATCCTCATTACCAAAGACGACATTATGCCCATAGGACATAGCCCTATCCGTGATGCACATCCAAATGGCGGTGTGAGCATGACCCTCAGGGAAATATCCAGGTACAATATCATGGAGAGCGATGGCACAGCCTGCGATGTATTGCTGCGTTTATTAGGAGGAACTAAGAAAACAAACGCTTACATTAAAAGCCTCGGTGTAAAAGGTATCAACATCGCCACCACCGAAAAGGAACAACAAAGCAATGATACCACCCAATATCGTAACTGGGCAACGCCAATAGGTATCACCCAATTATATAAGATCTACCTCCAAAATAAAGTATTGTCCAGCGCATCATACAATACCCTCTGGAAAGACTTAGCCGGATCTTACCCGGGCGCAAACCGCATCAAAGGGCTATTGCCCAAAGGCACAATAGTAGCTCATAAAACCGGTACCTCCGGCACAAATAATGGATTCACTGCTGCCACAAATGATAGTGGTATCATTATCTTACCAAATGGAAAACACCTGATACTGACAGTATTCGTATCCGATTCAAAAGGAAGTGATGCTGAAAGAGAAGCCTGGATCGCCCAAATTTCCAAAGCCGTATATGATCATTTTAAATGA